From the Solanum stenotomum isolate F172 chromosome 4, ASM1918654v1, whole genome shotgun sequence genome, one window contains:
- the LOC125861463 gene encoding uncharacterized protein LOC125861463, translated as MEGDNVNEEAPQVNQAPQANQAPINPLAMSDVEVRPAFLMVRDFARINPPEFHGSKVDEDPERFIDEVYKALDIIGVSSQKNEKLAAYQLKDVTQVWFNQEKGSGSPLPKPTCTKCGNKHHGRCLASTDGCYGSGKSDHQVKNCPTLPAKGRQAKKAPHSGPEPNAPNYGRFYARRSRNDQQASPDEGTGM; from the exons ATGGAGGGTGACAATGTCAATGAAGAAGctcctcaagtaaatcaagcTCCTCAAGCTAATCAAGCTCCGATTAATCCTTTGGCTATGTCAGATGTGGAGGTTAGGCCAGCTTTTCTAAT GGTTAGGGATTTTGCTAGAATAAATCCTCCCGAATTTCATGGCTCTAAAGTGGATGAAGATCCCGAAAGgtttattgatgaggtttataaaGCGCTTGATATTATAGGAGTGTCTTCACAAAAGAATGAGAAGTTGGCCgcctatcaattgaaagatgtgaCTCAAGtttg GTTTAACCAAGAGAAAGGTAGTGGGTCTCCATTACCTAAGCCTACTTGCACCAAATGTGGAAATAAGCACCATGGTAGGTGTCTAGCCAGTACAGATGGTTGCTATGGTTCTGGCAAGAGTGATCATCAAGTGAAGAATTGCCCTACACTCCCGGCAAAAGGGAGACAGGCCAAGAAAGCTCCTCATAGTGGTCCGGAACCCAATGCTCCAAATTATGGTCGCTTCTATGCACGCCGGTCTAGAAATGACCAACAAGCCTCTCCGGATGAAGGCACCGGTATGTGA